DNA from Krasilnikovia cinnamomea:
TGCAGACCCGGATCGAGGTCTCCGACCCGAAGATCATGGTGAATCTGCTGGGCCCCAAAGATGAGATCCTCAAGCTGATCGAGCGGACCGTCGTCAGCGACGTCCATGTCCGTGGCAACGAGATCACCGTGACCGGCTCCCCGGCCGACAACGCCACCGCGGAGCGCCTCTTCTCCGAGCTCATCGAGCTGATCGAGAAGGGTGAGACGCTGACGGTCGACGCGGTGCGCCGCACGGCGGCGATGCTCGCGCAGAACATCTCCGAACGCCCCGCGGACGTCCTCACCCTCAACATCCTCTCCCGGCGCGGGCGCACCATCCGCCCCAAGACCTTCGGCCAGAAGCGGTACGTCGACGCCATCGACGCCAACACCATCGTCTTCGGCATCGGCCCCGCCGGCACCGGCAAGACGTACCTGGCGATGGCCAAGGCCGTGCAGTCGCTGCAGGCCAAGCAGGTCAACCGGATCATCCTGACCCGGCCGGCGGTCGAGGCGGGGGAGCGGCTGGGCTTCCTGCCCGGCACCCTCAACGAGAAGATCGACCCCTACCTGCGGCCGCTGTACGACGCGCTGCACGACATGCTGGAACCGGACTCGATCCCGCGCCTGATGCAGGCGGGCACCATCGAGGTCGCTCCGTTGGCATACATGCGTGGCCGTGCGCAACCGCTCACCGCGAGCGTGCTGACTCCGGATGGCTGGCGGCGCATCGGCGATCTGGCCGTCGGTGACCTCGTGACGGGATCCGACGGACTGCCGACACCCGTTTTGGGCGTCTATCCCCAGGGCCGCAAGGCCGTCTATCGCGTGACGACGCAAGACGGCGCGGCGACGGTCGCCTGCGGCGAGCATCTCTGGACGGTCCGTACTCCGGATGACCGCAGCCATGGCCGCCCATGGCGGACGCTGGAAACCCAGGAGATGATCGGCCGTCTGCGGCGGGGCCACGTTCACCGCTTTGAGCTCCCGTTGGTTGATCCGGTCACGTTCGTCCCGCAGGACGTCCCGATGGACGCGTACGCGCTGGGGCTCCTGCTCGGCGACGGTTGCCTGACCACCGCGACGACGCCCTCCTTCAGCACCGCGGACCCGGAGTTGGCCGAAGCCCTCGATGCCGCGCTGCCCGGCGTCGAACTGTGGCGTAAGAACGACGTCGACTACGTGTTGCGCCGTGCCGGTGGCGGCGGTCGGGGCGGTGTGATCACGGCGAACCCGGTCACCGCGGTCCTCCGGGAACTGCAGCTTGCCGGCACGCGCTCGGACACCAAGTTCGTTCCAGAGGCCTACCTGCTGAACAGCGTCGATACCCGGCTGGCGCTGCTGCAGGGGCTGCTCGACAGCGACGGCGGCCCGGTCACCCGGCGCGGCCGCACGTGCCGGATCCAGTACACGACGTGTTCGCCGCGGTTGCGGGACGACGTCGTTTTCCTGGTGCGCTCGCTCGGTGGAGTCGCGTACTGGCGGTGCCGGCCCGCCCTGGGCCGCACGCCCGGACTGGCCGACGGCCGCCCGGTGGGGTATCGCAACGATGCGTTCGTCCTCGACATCCGTCTGCCCGCGGGCATGGAGCCGTTCCGCTTGGAGCGCAAGCGCACGAGCTACAACGCCAGCGGCGGCGGTCGGCCGATGCGGTTCGTCGAGGACATCCAACCGGCCGGCGAGGCCGAAACCGTCTGCATCCAGGTCGCGGCAGCGGACTCGCTGTATGTGACCGACGACCTGATCGTCACCCACAACACGCTCAACGACGCGTTCATCATTCTGGACGAGGCGCAGAACACGACGCCCGAGCAGATGAAGATGTTCCTCACCCGGCTCGGCTTCAGCTCCAAGATCGTGGTGACCGGCGACGTCACCCAGGTCGACCTGCCCAACAGCACGGTCAGCGGCCTGCAGGTCGTGCGGCAGATCCTCGACGGCGTCGAGGACGTCCACTTCTCGGAGCTGGGCAGCAACGACGTCGTCCGGCACCGGCTGGTGTCCGAGATCGTCGACGCGTACGCGCGCTACGACGCCGAACAGACCACGCAATCCGTCCATGCCGTGCCCGGACGTGCCGCCAGCGGCGGCCGCACCGGGCGGCGGCGCTGATCACGGGGGTAACCGCACCTGATGTCCATCGAGATCGCCAACGAGTCGGGAGTCGAGGTCGACACCGACGCGATCCTCGCGGTGGCCCGGCACGCCCTCGACGAGATGGGGGTCAACCCGCTCGCCGAGCTGTCGATCCTGCTCGTCGACATCGACTACATGGGGGAGCTGAACCACCGCTGGATGGGCAGCGACGGCCCCACCGACGTGCTGGCCTTCCCGATGGACGAGGGCAGCGTCGACCACGGGCCCGGCGAGGCGGGCACGGGCGAGCCGGCGCTACTCGGCGACATCGTGCTGGCCCCCGAGGTGGCCGCCAAGCAGGCGGTCGCGGCGGGGCACACCGCAGCCGACGAGCTGCATCTGCTGACGGTCCACGGCGCGCTGCATCTGCTCGGCTACGACCACGCCGAGCCGGAGGAGGAGCGCGAGATGTTCGCCCTGCAGAACCGGCTCCTGCAGAGCTGGCATGCCGGGCGGCGGGCCGGCTGACGCCGTGGATACCCCGCTATTCGCCGCGGACGCCACGGGCGGCCTGCCGGACCTGCAACTGCTCAGCTACGCGCTCGTGCTGGTGCTTCTCGCCGGCTTGGCCTCGATGACCGACGCCGCCCTGACCACGGTCTCCACGGCCCGGGCCACCGAGATGGCCCGCGAGGGCCAGCGGGGCGCGGCGGCGCTGGCCGCGGTCGCGGGCGACGTGGTGCGCCACGTCAACCTGCTGCTCCTGCTCCGGCTGCTCTGCGAGCTGACCGCGACCACGCTGGTCGCGCTGGTCGCGGTCGACACGTACGGGGCGGGGTGGCAGGCCGCGCTGGTTACGGCGGGTGCGATGACCGTGGTGAGCTTCGTGGTGGTCGGGGTGGCCCCGCGCACGATCGGGCGCCAGCACGCGTACGCGATCGGCCGGGCGGCCGGGCCGCTGGTCCGCGGCCTGGGCCGGGTGCTGAACCCGCTGGCCTCGCTGCTGATTCTGATCGGTAACGCGGTGACCCCGGGCAAGGGCTTCCCGGAGGGACCGTTCGGCAGCCAGGTGGAGCTGCGGGAGCTGGTCGACCTGGCCGAGCAGCGCGGGGTGGTGGAGCACGGCGAGCGCCAGATGATCCACTCGGTGTTCGCGCTCGGCGACACGATCGCCCGCGAGGTGATGGTGCCGCGCACCGAGATGGTGTGGATCGAGGCCCCGAAGACCCTGCAGCAGGCACTGGTGCTCTTCCTGCGTTCGGGCTTCTCCCGGATCCCGGTGATCGGCGACAGCGTCGACGACGTGCTCGGCGTGCTGTACCTGAAGGACGTGGTGCGGCGCACCCAGAGCGGCGACCCGGCGGCCGGGGCCGAGCCGGTGGCCGAGGTCATGCGGGCCGCCACGTTCGTGCCCGAGTCCAAGCCGGTCGACGACCTGCTCTCGGAGATGCAGGCCGCCCGCACCCACCTGGTCATCGTGGTGGACGAGTACGGCGGGACGGCCGGGCTGGTCACGATCGAGGACATCCTGGAGGAGATCGTCGGCGAGATCACCGACGAGTACGACGTCGAGCGCCCGCCCGTGGACCACCTGGACGACGGCGCGGTGCGGGTCACCGCCCGGCTGCCGATCGAGGACCTGGGCGAGCTGTTCGGGGTCGAGCTGCCCGCCGACGAGGTCGAGACGGTCGGCGGCCTGCTCGCCCAGACGCTGGGCCGGGTGCCGATCCCGGGTGCCAGCGTGGACGTGGGCGGGCTGCACCTGATCGCGGAGGGCACCACGGGGCGGCGCAACCGCATCGACTCGGTGCTCGTCCGCCGGGTGCCCGCGCCGGCCGGGCACTCCGAATCCAGCCCGGAAGCCGAGGAGAGACAGCACGCCGATGCCTGAGCCGACCATCGCCCCCGCCGCCGCTGACGCGGCGCTGAGCGCCGAGGACGCCAAGCTCGTCACGCTCGCCCGCAGTGCCCGCGCCCGTGTCGGGGCCGCCGAGGGCGCCGCTGTACGCGACCAGGACGGCCGTACGTACGCGGCGGCCAGCGTCGCGCTGCCCAGCCTGTCCGTCACGGCGCTGCAGCTCGCGGTCGCGTCCGCGGCCGCCGCCGGCGCCTCGAAGCTGGAGGCCGCCGCCGTGGTGACCGAGGCGTCGAACCTGGACGGTGCCGGTCACGCCGCGGTCCGCGACCTTGCCGCGGACGCGCCGATCCACGTCGCGGCGCCCGACGGCACGCTGCTCGGCACGGTCACGCAATGAGCGAGGCGCCGCAGCCGCCGTCCGGCCGCAAATCCGGCGGCCGACGGGTCGGCGGCCAGGCCGGTGCACAGCCCGCGTCGGGACGTGGCGGGTCCGGCTCCCAGCCCGCGTCGGGACGTGGTGGGTCCGGCTCGCAGCCCGCGTCGCGGCGTGGCGGGGCGGGCTCCCAGTCCGGGTCGCGGCGTGGCGGCTCGCAGTCCGGATCGCGCGGTGGGCGCGGACGGGATACCGGGGCGGCCGGCGGCCACCGGCACCGGACGGCCGCCGAACCCGACACGGCCGGTGACGGCGCCTACCGGGCCGGGTTCGCGTGCTTCGTGGGGCGGCCGAACGCGGGCAAGTCCACGCTGACCAACGCGATCATCGGGCAGAAGATCGCGATCACCTCGAACAAGCCGCAGACGACCCGGCACATCATCCGGGGCGTGCTGCACCGCCCGGACGGCCAGCTCGTCCTGGTGGACACCCCAGGACTGCACCGCCCGCGTACGCTGCTCGGTCAGCGCCTCAACGACCTGGTCCGCGACACCTGGAGCGAGGTCGACGTGATCGGGGTGTGCTTCCCCGCCGACGAGCCGGTCGGCGCCGGGGACCGGTTCATCTCGGCCGAGATCGCGGAGTTGAAGGCCACGGTCATCGCCGTGGTCACGAAGGTCGACCTGGTCGACCCGGCGACGCTGGCCCAGCGCCTGATCGCCGTGAGCGAGCTGTACGACTTCGCCGAGATCGTGCCGGTCAGCGCGGTGTCCGGCCATCAGGTCGACACGCTGGTCGAGGTGCTGGTCCGGCACCTGCCGGAGTCCCCGCAGCTCTACCCGGACGACGTGCTGACCGAGGAGCCGGAGCAGGTCCTGGTCGCCGAGCTGGTGCGCGAGGCGGCGCTGGAGGGGGTGCGCGACGAGCTGCCCCACTCGATCGCCGTGCTGGTCCAGGAGATGCTCGTCGAGGGCAACCTGACCAAGGTCTACGCGGATGTGTACGTGGAACGCGACAGCCAGAAGTCGATCGTGATCGGTACCCGCGGTTCCCGGCTCAAGGACGTGGGCACCCGGGCCCGGGCCCAGATCGAGGCGCTGCTGGGCACGAAGGTCTATCTGGACCTGCACGTGCGCGTGGCCAAGGAGTGGCAGCGGGACCCGAAGCAGTTGCGCAGGCTGGGCTTCTAGCCCGCGGCGGCCTGGGCGTCCCACATGGTGATGACGACGCCCAGGACGAAGATCTGCACCGGCAGCGGCAGGCCCGGCAGGTCGGCGACGACATCGCCGCCCCACATGCTGGTGCGCCGGACCGAGCCCACCGGACCCTGCTCGGTGTGCAGCTCCTGGTCGTTGCTCCAGAGTGATCTGCGCTGGAACCGGTAGGTCTGTCCGGCCGCCTCGACGGTCCAGTGCTTGCGGCCCACCCGGTCCGCGGCGGCGACCATCGTGCCGTCGGCGCCGGTCAGCGTGTACCGGGTGCCCCACATGTTGGCGTCCACCTGGAACCGCCGCCCGTCCAACACGAATTGGCCGCCGGTGCGCCAGAACCTGCTGTCCCAGGTGGCAACCGGGTGGCCGTCGGCGCTGATC
Protein-coding regions in this window:
- the ybeY gene encoding rRNA maturation RNase YbeY; translation: MSIEIANESGVEVDTDAILAVARHALDEMGVNPLAELSILLVDIDYMGELNHRWMGSDGPTDVLAFPMDEGSVDHGPGEAGTGEPALLGDIVLAPEVAAKQAVAAGHTAADELHLLTVHGALHLLGYDHAEPEEEREMFALQNRLLQSWHAGRRAG
- a CDS encoding CNNM domain-containing protein, whose product is MPGGGPADAVDTPLFAADATGGLPDLQLLSYALVLVLLAGLASMTDAALTTVSTARATEMAREGQRGAAALAAVAGDVVRHVNLLLLLRLLCELTATTLVALVAVDTYGAGWQAALVTAGAMTVVSFVVVGVAPRTIGRQHAYAIGRAAGPLVRGLGRVLNPLASLLILIGNAVTPGKGFPEGPFGSQVELRELVDLAEQRGVVEHGERQMIHSVFALGDTIAREVMVPRTEMVWIEAPKTLQQALVLFLRSGFSRIPVIGDSVDDVLGVLYLKDVVRRTQSGDPAAGAEPVAEVMRAATFVPESKPVDDLLSEMQAARTHLVIVVDEYGGTAGLVTIEDILEEIVGEITDEYDVERPPVDHLDDGAVRVTARLPIEDLGELFGVELPADEVETVGGLLAQTLGRVPIPGASVDVGGLHLIAEGTTGRRNRIDSVLVRRVPAPAGHSESSPEAEERQHADA
- a CDS encoding cytidine deaminase, which encodes MPEPTIAPAAADAALSAEDAKLVTLARSARARVGAAEGAAVRDQDGRTYAAASVALPSLSVTALQLAVASAAAAGASKLEAAAVVTEASNLDGAGHAAVRDLAADAPIHVAAPDGTLLGTVTQ
- the era gene encoding GTPase Era, which gives rise to MGRPNAGKSTLTNAIIGQKIAITSNKPQTTRHIIRGVLHRPDGQLVLVDTPGLHRPRTLLGQRLNDLVRDTWSEVDVIGVCFPADEPVGAGDRFISAEIAELKATVIAVVTKVDLVDPATLAQRLIAVSELYDFAEIVPVSAVSGHQVDTLVEVLVRHLPESPQLYPDDVLTEEPEQVLVAELVREAALEGVRDELPHSIAVLVQEMLVEGNLTKVYADVYVERDSQKSIVIGTRGSRLKDVGTRARAQIEALLGTKVYLDLHVRVAKEWQRDPKQLRRLGF